Genomic window (Halomicrobium zhouii):
ACGATGCGACGCTGACGGTGACGGACGGCGCGAACAACACGGACACCGCCACCGTCCCGGTCACCGTCGAGGCCGAGGACACCGACGCAGCACCGACGGCCGTCCTCGAGGCCCCCGAGTCGGTGATGGCCGGCGAGCCAGCGACGTTCGACGCGCGCAACTCGACCGACGACGAGGGGATCGTCTCGTACCAGTGGACGGTCGACGGGGCGAGCGTCGACGCCGATGGCCCGACGCTGGAACGGACCTTCGCGGACGCCGGCACCTACACCGTCGGCGTGACGGTCGTCGACGGGAGCGACCAGACGAACGCCACGACCACCGACGTGACCGTCGAGGCCGCGCCCGACGAGCCGCCGATGGCGGCGGCCAGCGCCGACCCGACGACCGTCGCACCCGGCGAGCCGGTGGCGTTCGACGGTACCGCCTCGACCGACGACGGGGAGATAACGGCCTACGAGTGGGGGTTCGGCGACGGGAACGCGAGCGACGGCGCCACGGCCTCGCACGCGTACGCGAGCGCGGGAGAGTACGAGGCGACCCTCACGGTGACCGACGACGCGAACAACTCAGCCGACGCGACCGTGCCGGTGACCGTGGAAGCCGAGGAGACCGACGACGACTCCGAAGACGAGAGCGGTGACGACGAGTCGGACGGCTCCGACGACGCCGACGATCGCGACGACAGCGGCGATTCTGACGACGCCGACGACAGCGACGACTCGGACGGGCCGGACGAGACGGACGATTCCGGTGACGACAGTCCCAGCAGTAGCCCGAGTGACGGGAGCCCCAGCAGCGGCGGCAGCTCCGGCGGCACCGGCGGCGCCGCGCCGCCCGCTGACGAGTCGTCCAGCGCGAGCGTCTCCCAGACCGACGACGGGCGACTCGTCGTCACTGTCGAGAACGCCGCCGAGGGCGAGGCCGTCTCGGCCGACGTCCCCGGCGACGAGAACGCCACGGGACTGCGTTCCGTCGAACTCGTCCCCGACACCGACGCCGACGAGCTGAACGTTACCCTGTCCCCCAGTGACGACGTGAGCGCACCGAACGGGACCGACGCCGGGCTGTACGAGGTGCGCACCGAGAACGGGTCGACCGTCCGAAACGTCACTTACCGGTTCGCGGTCGACCGCGCTGCCATCGGCGAGTCGGGCGAACTCCGGGTCCTGGCTGGCGACGGCTCGAACGTGACGGCGCTGAACCACACCGTCGTCGAGAACGGGTCGACGACCGTCCTCGATGCGACGACCGCCGACGTCGATCGGGTCGTGGTCGCGGCCGTCGCCCCCGACGTGTCGGCGACGGCCATCGGCACCAACGGCACGGCGACGGCCGGCGAGCCCGCGACCGTCGAGGCGACGCTCGCCAACGACGGCCACCTCGACGCCAACCGGACGGTGAATCTCACCGTCGACGGGGCGGTCGTCGACTCGCAGACCGTCACCGTCCGCGCGGGCGAGACGGCGAACGTCTCCTTCGAGACGACCTTCGACGCGGCGGGCGATGCGCGCATCTCGGTGGCCGGCACCGAGGCGACGATCACCGTCGCGTCGGCCGACGGCAGCACCGACACGGAGGGCGATACCGTCACCGGGGGCGACGCCGAGAGTTCGGACACCGATACCGAGAGCACGGACGCTGCGCCGACCAGCGGCCAGAGCACGGAACTGGCCCTCGCCGGCCTCGGCATCCTGGTAATCGGCGCCGTGGGACTGATCCGGATCTTGTAGTCGCTAACGTCTGGCTGTTTTTCCCTCGCCGTTACTCGTTCCGTCTGTCTCCTCAGATCGGCTTGTCTTCACAGCTCGTTCCGGGTATGGCCACGCTATCGTAGCGTCGTAGCAACGGGAAAGCACACGGTGCGGGCGCCCGACTTGTCGACCACGAGAGACGCGCCGAACGAAACGACAGTCCCCGTCGCTCCCGACGACAGCGGACGGCGACGACGAGACACGCGCACCGATGACTCTCAGAGAGGAGCGACAGCGTGATTCCGACCACGTCGCCGAGAGGTTCGGGGACGATAGCGCCTGACGAGAATAGGTGTTCTGGCCGCGTGAGACTACCGCACTACTGCACTGTCACCCAGAGGTGGACGTGCCCCTCGGCGTTCTCGGCGGACGGCGTCTCGGGGGCCTCGCCGCGGTAGACGTAGTAGGCCAGGCGGAGGTCCTCGCCGGTCATCGACGGCTCGACCTGGTGGGTGGCCCGCCA
Coding sequences:
- a CDS encoding PKD domain-containing protein, which produces MTHSKLGSLIIVSVLILVVLAPVLTFASAPATAANTSDTADTYVVEQGGECILLEPHGDGTETVEAFYDYRTPYTDPSAWDYSSYGTEHLQDNQVSKVFVYEGAEGTSLVFLHDERSEDGEPQPYGSTITMQISDLPEGVWAVQDDTYQNDSQDDNWEIGDSSTTVDWMWQPDRSDGGAYRGLHGMDAEDAITVDPSFNEEADHWGEWNWSGDDDNRTERWVARSGDGTETELDTTEPITIQRGICGADETAPEANADVSPTTVAPGEDVTFDASESTDDLGVEGYEWEFGDGSEPATGETVTHAYAENGTYDATLTVTDGANNTDTATVPVTVEAEDTDAAPTAVLEAPESVMAGEPATFDARNSTDDEGIVSYQWTVDGASVDADGPTLERTFADAGTYTVGVTVVDGSDQTNATTTDVTVEAAPDEPPMAAASADPTTVAPGEPVAFDGTASTDDGEITAYEWGFGDGNASDGATASHAYASAGEYEATLTVTDDANNSADATVPVTVEAEETDDDSEDESGDDESDGSDDADDRDDSGDSDDADDSDDSDGPDETDDSGDDSPSSSPSDGSPSSGGSSGGTGGAAPPADESSSASVSQTDDGRLVVTVENAAEGEAVSADVPGDENATGLRSVELVPDTDADELNVTLSPSDDVSAPNGTDAGLYEVRTENGSTVRNVTYRFAVDRAAIGESGELRVLAGDGSNVTALNHTVVENGSTTVLDATTADVDRVVVAAVAPDVSATAIGTNGTATAGEPATVEATLANDGHLDANRTVNLTVDGAVVDSQTVTVRAGETANVSFETTFDAAGDARISVAGTEATITVASADGSTDTEGDTVTGGDAESSDTDTESTDAAPTSGQSTELALAGLGILVIGAVGLIRIL